The Solanum pennellii chromosome 11, SPENNV200 sequence GTCCTTGATCAGATAAAGTTGTTTGATATATCATGATTATATATAATGTCATAATTCACATTAATAATCCTATTTATAAGTAGGAATTTATTATTAGTTTAATGAATATTAGCttgttaatgtatatatatatatattttttttgcatgCAGAAAAAGAAGACCAAGATTAACTTGGACAATACTGTTACAAGGTGTTATTAATGGATTATTGGGGTGAGAATTACagctaaaataatgaaataattttcaattatgttactatataataaaaaaaaagttcaaatataaacaaatatttattttacaggGCAGCACTTGGAAGCAACTTATATGCAGAGAGTCTAATTTTCACAACAGCAACATTTTCATCAGCTATGTCTAACCTCACTCCTGCAGTTACATTAATTTTGGCTGTACTTATAGGGTAAGCAATCTACTTTTAATTCTAAGATTGTGAGGTCGAGTTTCTGTTACGTCAAATATGATCAAACAATTATTTGTGGACATGATATTGACAGGATGGAAAAATTGGATATATATAGATTAGCAGGACAAGCAAAGTTGTTTGGAACTTTATTAGGCATTGGAGGAGCATTGATACTGAATCTTTATAAAGGAATGAAAATCCAATTACCATCTATGAATATACATTTGCTTCATACTACTAATGacacagcaacaacagcacAACATGCAGCTTATAATGATATTTGGGGATCAATACTTGCATTTTTGAGTTGTGCTTCTTATGCATCTTGGTTGATCTTTCAGGTaggttgtgtgtgtgtgtgtgtggtaTGACGGAGAAGTTATTTCTCCGAAATTTGGTTGATacaatgtacttatattcttgaCAACAGGGGAGGATGAGGCAGAGGTACCCAATGTACTCAAACACTGCCTTAATGTGTTTTTGTGGGGCTATCCAAGCAGGGATATATGCTTTTATTAGAGAAAGGGATTTATCTGCCTGGAAACTTGGATGTAATATCAGACTTTTCACTCCTGCTTATTCTGTACGTCTCTCGATTCTATCTCCAGTGGCTAATGGATACAAAATCCGAGCATCAACTCTTAACGCTATTCTTGATTCTTATATAAGCATTGTTTCAGGGGATTGTTTCTTCTGGATTAGGAGTGACAGTAGTAGCATGGTGCACAAAACAAAAAGGGCCTCTCTATGTCTCATCGTTCTATCCGTTAACACTTATCTTTGTAGCCATAGTTGGTACGATTGTCCTTCCCGAGGACTTGCACCTTGGAAGGTTAGAATCTACCTGATGACTGttcatttcaattaaatttcGATCAAGAACTAACAATCTCTTCTAATGATGACAGCTTAATAGGATCAGTATTCATCGTTATTGGCTTATACGTTATGTTATGGGGGACAGCCAAAGAGAATACAGTAGCTGCAGCTGAAGCATTGAAACATAACGACAATGGAGTCATTGAGATCATCTCATATGCTGGAATAAATCAAGCTACTGCTGCAGTAGTCCCAGAATTCAAAACTGATGATATAATTATTCCAACATCGACTGCAGCTCATCAAGAACCATAACCAGAAGAAACCAACTCATATATCGATAAATGTTCAACAGTTAATTATTATAGTTCCACTTTTACTGATTTAATTCAAATAGAACTCAAGAATTTGTAAATCAGTGAATAAAGAACAAGACAAGTTGTGGAAATTAAGCATATTAACTTGTATCGCAAGAAGCTAATGATAAGAGTATGTTTAAACATGCCAATAATGAAcaagatgaaaaatataatgTGTAATAGAACTCAAAACAACGACGAGTATATgacaataaacaaataaaagattAAATCTTTGATCATCACAACTTTgtcaatcaacaaaaaaaaatcatttccaCGCGTTCTTCACCATGCAATCTTCAAGCAATTTACTAAGGAAGCATATTTTCGTTCTTCAAAAGCTTTCCCATTATGGTTCAAATTATCACTACCAAGACTAGCTCGACTTCTTTTCTTCTACTACAGTTACCTTTGGAGCATCTTCTGCTTTCGTCTCCACGTGAGATGGAGCAACTGGTGCCTCTTCTATTTTCTTCTCTGCAGGAGTCTCTACTGCCGGTTTTACTTCCTCTACTTTCTTCTCAGCAGGAGTCTTAGGTTCTGATTTCACTTCATCTATCTTCTTCTCCTCGGAAGGCTCCACCTTGGGAGCCTCAGCAGTAATTGAGGCCACTTCTAGTGCTTTTTCTATCTCCGAAGTTACAGGAGCATCAACAACCTTCTCAACTTCTTCTGGCTTAGCTTCTGATGGTGTGATCTTGGATGCCTCCTCGTTTACTTGCTCCGATCCCTTACATTCTTCGTTCTGAAACAAATAGATGGAACATATCATATATAAGCTAGTCAAACAATAACAAGTAATATCAATTCAATGCATCCCTTGTTGTTCTTTGTAGCAAAACTACCATACTTAGAAGGTACCTATTGTGAACTAAAAACATGACTACTTCATTCTTTCCATGTTGCGGCAACTAGCTTAACACTCGTTCTAGCCAtagattttgaagttgaaacttTAAACTTTAGAAATTAGAGTGTTTTGTGGTTTTAGGAACTTAGAAGTTATGTTTGGACATGTATTTTACTAGGATAAAATGCTTGAAGTTTTGTGAGAGAAAGTCCGAGAAACTGGTTTGAGCAAAGCGAAAATATTAAAAGATCAAATTTGGAGTAAAATTTCATCGCTTTCGAAGATAAATGCTCAAAATCTAAGCCAAACGCATATAGAGGGAAAaggaaatattttctttgttttctatcAAGATGAATATTTcccacttttattttctttccacTTCAAAAGTTTTGAAACAAACAGGAGCAGGAGAATCTATAGTaacttttctctttctttttgttttgaagtATATTAATTGATTCTGACTCGACagaaaatctaaataaataaagaaaacttttaaatattataattttaaatatgttatgtagaaatttgaaattaaaaaattgcgaaaaaagaaaaaaaaaagttaacacAGTACTACATGAAAATCACTGAAACAAAAAGGCAGACAAGACTATGATAAGAAGAGTATATAAAACAAAGGAGAAGAAAACAAATTAGTGGTCCATTCATTACCAAGAAAGCAAGACCATGTTTGGTTGTCAACAACTCAAAATCCAAATAAACATCATTACCTAGATTCTTTTAGACCACAAATATAACAATTAATCTGTACTTCCACTACATTATCTCTGTTCCAGCTAGGCAAATCAAACAATAAACAAATTTAACaccaaaaaattttattttcatttttcattcgaggtttgatatttatattaaaattcgaTTAAATTCAAAACCTTATGACAGAATAGTTAACACTCTCCCACCACAAAAAGAAGTGATGTTTTGCTTTGAGTATTAAGGGCATCTTTAAGGAAAGATAAATGAATACCAACAAAAATACTAATTTAAACAATAAAGCGATGGACCATATACAATTATGATGACAGTACAACTTCATGTCCCAAAAATAATTACATGTTGGTATAATTTAATAACATTCATTAGGTTTAGAAGTGACGTTTATGACTTTACTTAATTACATATACCTTCCACAATAACATAGTCCATTATTATCaacaatcaataataaaaaatcat is a genomic window containing:
- the LOC107004439 gene encoding WAT1-related protein At1g68170-like; protein product: MTIMKTVILMVLSQIASGSVNIFYKVAVADGMKVQIMVFYRLFFATAFMVPLAFIIERKRRPRLTWTILLQGVINGLLGAALGSNLYAESLIFTTATFSSAMSNLTPAVTLILAVLIGMEKLDIYRLAGQAKLFGTLLGIGGALILNLYKGMKIQLPSMNIHLLHTTNDTATTAQHAAYNDIWGSILAFLSCASYASWLIFQGRMRQRYPMYSNTALMCFCGAIQAGIYAFIRERDLSAWKLGCNIRLFTPAYSGIVSSGLGVTVVAWCTKQKGPLYVSSFYPLTLIFVAIVGTIVLPEDLHLGSLIGSVFIVIGLYVMLWGTAKENTVAAAEALKHNDNGVIEIISYAGINQATAAVVPEFKTDDIIIPTSTAAHQEP
- the LOC107004443 gene encoding uncharacterized protein LOC107004443; the encoded protein is MGACATKPKDLKGDAPETAPENVPATEIATKDAAEVAVAAKDVVVVAEVEVKKEIEADAAAADDDDAEKRRSLSNLFKENEECKGSEQVNEEASKITPSEAKPEEVEKVVDAPVTSEIEKALEVASITAEAPKVEPSEEKKIDEVKSEPKTPAEKKVEEVKPAVETPAEKKIEEAPVAPSHVETKAEDAPKVTVVEEKKSS